The Pseudoxanthomonas suwonensis sequence GGCCAAGAGCCGGTTCCTGGCCACGCTCGGCCACGAGGTGCGCACGCCGATGACCGGGGTGCTGGGCATGAGCGAGCTGCTGCTGGCCACGCCGCTGGACCCGCGCCAGCGCGGCTACATCGAATCCATCCGCCGCGCCGGCGAGCACCTGATGCGGCTGGTCAACGACGCGCTGGACCTGGCCCGGATCGAGGCCGGCAAGCTGGAGCTGGACGTGCAGGACTTCGACCTGCGCGCGCTGGTCGCCGAGGTCGCCGCGCTGATGGCGCCCGGCGCCGAACAGCGCGGCCTGGCGTTCCGGGTCAACCTCGCCGACGACGCGCCGCGCGGCCTGCGCGGCGATCCGGGGCGGGTGCGGCAGATCCTGCTCAACCTGCTCGGCAACGCGGTCAAGTTCACCGACCGTGGCGAGGTCGCGCTGGATGTGTTGCCCGGCGCGGACGGCGGCATCGGCTTCGTCGTCCGCGACACCGGGCCGGGCCTGAACGAGGAGCAGAAGCAGCGCCTGTTCCGCCGCTTCGAGCAGGCCGACGGCGCGCGCACCGCCGCGCGCTACGGCGGCAGCGGCCTGGGCCTGGCGATCTGCCAGGAGCTGGCGGTGGCGATGGGCGGCCGGATCGGGGTTGAGAGCGAACCGGGGCAGGGCACTGCCTTCAGCGTGCAACTGCCGTTGCCGGTGGCGAGCCCGGCAACGCCGCCGGCGCGCACCTCCACCTCCGCCACGCGCCAGCTCGACCTGCTGCTGGTCGAGGACGATCCGACGGTGGCCGAGGTCATCGCCAGCCTGCTGCGCGCGCAGGGCCACCGGGTGGCGCACGCGCCGCACGGGTTGGCCGCGCTGGCGGACGTGTCGGTGGCGCGCTTCGACCTGGCCCTGCTCGATCTCGACCTGCCCGGCATGGACGGCCTGGCGCTGGCCCGGCAGCTGCGCCTGCAGGGCTTCGCGCCGCCGCTGCTGGCGGTCACCGCCCGCGCCGATGCCGACGCCGAGCAGCAGGCGCGCGCCGCCGGCTTCGACGGCTTCCTGCGCAAGCCTGTGACCGGCGAGATGCTGGCCGCGGCGATCGAGTCGGTGCTGCCCGAGGCGGTGGCCGCATGAAGCGCCGGCGTCGCGCGTTGATGTGCGCCGGCCGGCTGGCCCTGGCCGGCCTGGCCGCGGCGCTGGCGTTTTCCGCGGGCGCCGCCGGGCCGCACGACGCGCCGGTCCAGGGGACCGCGTCCCCGGGCCTGCTCGGCGGCCTGCTGACCGAAAGCCGCGTCCTGTATCCGCTGCAGGTCGGCAGCTGGATGGCGGTCGCCGAGCACCGCTATCCCGAGCAGTACCTGGGCGTGTCGGTCCGCTACATCGACAACCGCAAGCAGCGCTGGATCGACCTGTACTTCTATCCCGCGGGCCTGCAGACGCCGGAGGCGCTGGCGCTGGTGGCCGCCAGCGAGCGCGACGGCATCGCCGAGGCCGCGCGCCAGGGCGGGCGCGCGACGGACCTGGGCGCACTGGAGCCGGTCGCGCTCGAGCGCGGCGCGGCCGCCGGCGGCCCCGTGCCGGGCTGGCGGCTGGGCCTGTCCTACCCGGACGAACGCCTGGCCTCGGCGATGCTGCTGTTCACCCAGGAGATGTATCTGGTCAAGGCGCGGGCCAGCGCCGCGCAGCCGCCGGCGTCGGTCGCGTCGTTGCAGCGAGAACTGCAGGTGTTCATGGAGTCGGTCGCCGCGCAGCTGCGGATCGCCAGCACCGGGGCGTGCTGGTTGCCGGCGCGCACCGGTATTGCCGCCGCCCTGCCCGGCGAAGACCAGGTGCTGGCCAGCTACCGCGATCCGGGCCGGGAGGTGTCGGCGGTGGTGGTCGGCGACCGCGTGCTGGTCGCCGAGGCCGAGGCCGAACGCGCGCCACAGCTGGCCGTGCAGTTGACCCAGGCGCTGTACCCGGGGTGCGTGGCGCCGGAGCTGATCGAGCCGGAGGTGCCGCGGCCGCTGCGCGAGATCCGGATCGAATACCGGCGCGCGGCCGGCGATGCGCCTGACGTGCGGACGCCGCGCGCCGGCAGCCTGCGCGCGCCTTCGCGCGGCACCGGCTGAAACCGGCGCGCGCTGTGCGCGTGCACCTCAGCGCGCGCTGTGCGCGTGCACCGCCTCGACCAGCGCGGCGACGTGCTCGGGGTCCATGTCCGGCGACATGCCGTGGCCGAGGTTGAACACGTGGCCCTCGCGCGAGCCGCCATTGCCGGCGGCGTAGTCGTCGAGCACGCGCGCGGCCTCGCGGGCGATCGCCTGCGGGCTGGCGTACAGCGTGGCCGGGTCCAGGTTGCCCTGCACGGCGACGCGGCCGCCGGTGCGGCGCGCGGCCTCGCCCAGGCCGACCAGCCAGTCCACGCCGACCGCGTCGGTGCCGCTGGCGGCCAATTCCTCCAGGTACGGCGCGTTGCCCTTGCCGAACAGGATCAGCGGGGTGCGGTCGTCGCCCTCGCCGCGTTCCAGTTCGCGGGCGATGCGTTCCAGGTACGGCAGCGAGAACTCGCGGTACAGCGACGGCGACAGCACCCCGCCCCAGGTGTCGAACACCTGCAGCGCCTGCGCGCCGGCGGCACGCTGCGCGGCCAGGTAGGCGATCACCGCGTCGGTGACCACGCCCAGCATGCGGTGCAGCAGCTCGGGCCGGCTGAAGGCCATCGCCTTGATCCGGCCGTAGTTGTCGCTACCGCCGCCTTCGACCATGTAGCAGGCCAGGGTCCACGGGCTGCCGGAGAAGCCGATCAGCGGGACCGAGTCGCCGAGCTCGCGGCGGATGGTGCGCACCGCGTCCATCACGTAGCGCAGTTCGGTTTCCATGTCCGGCACGGCCAGCCTGGCCACGTCGGCCTCGTCGCGCACCGGGCGCTCGAACTTCGGGCCTTCGCCGTCGGCGAAGTACAGGCCCAGGCCCATCGCGTCGGGCACGGTGAGGATGTCGGAGAACAGGATCGCCGCGTCCAGCGGGAACCGGCGCAGCGGCTGCAGGGTGACCTCGCAGGCCAGTTCGGGGTTCTTGGCCATGGCCAGGAAGCTGCCGGCGGCGGCGCGGCTGGCGCGGTACTCGGGCAGGTAGCGGCCGGCCTGGCGCATCAGCCAGACGGGGGTGCGGTCCACGGGTTGCCGGCGCAGGGCGCGCAGCAGGCGGTCGTTGGCGGGGGTGTCGGACACGGGAAGCCTGTAGCGGAAGGGAAGGGGGAGCGCGGCCGGAAGGCTACTTCGGCGGTTCGGCGCCGCTGACGAACACCATCCGGTAGCCGCGCTTGAGCTGGCTGTCGCGGGCCTTCTCGAAGGCGGCGGTGGCCTCGCCCTGGAGCAGGTACTGCTCGCGCCGCAGCTGGGCGCGGCCGCCGATCTGGCCGCTCTCGCGCAGCAGTTCCCAGCCGCCGAACAGGTCCGGCTGCAGGGTCAGCTGCAGGTAGCGGGGTGCTTCGCCCGGGGCCGGGGGCTGCTGCAGGAGGATGCGCATGGCGCGCATTGTAGCTGCGCCCCTGCCTGCGCCGGCGGGCCCGGCGCCGCGCTCGGCACCGTAACCGCAACGTCAACAGCGCCGGGCGTGGTCGGCTTCGGGCTGAGCCGCGGCGGGTCGGGAGTATTGCGGTCGTGGCTCAGTTTGCAGGCGATGAGCAGCGCACGGCTTTTGTAGGAGCGGGCATGACCGCGACCCGACGCCGTCGGCCCAGGCGACGCCCTCGTGTTTCCGACGCCCGTGTCGCCAACTGAAGTCAGCTCCTACAGAAGAGCGGTCGCGCCGTGGCTGTTGTAGGAGCCGGGTTTAGCCGGCGACCCGACGCCGTCGGCCCAGGCGACGCCCTCGTAGTTCCGACGCCCGTGTCGCGGTCATGCCCGCTCCTACAAAAAAGCGGCGCCGTGGCTTTTTGCCCTTGCTGTCGCTGTTGCTCCCAGATCGAAGCCACGCCCTCAAAGCTCCCGAGGCCGTCGTGCCCAGGGGGTCTGGCGCAAGCAGCACAGGGATGTGCTGCGTTCGCGACTCGGAGGCAGGACGCCGCAGCGGAGCGATGCGCCAGACCCCCTGGGCACGGCGGCCCCCTCCGAAGCCAGCGCTTGCGCTTTTGCTTTCACGGCACGGCGGCCCCGT is a genomic window containing:
- a CDS encoding WGR domain-containing protein codes for the protein MRILLQQPPAPGEAPRYLQLTLQPDLFGGWELLRESGQIGGRAQLRREQYLLQGEATAAFEKARDSQLKRGYRMVFVSGAEPPK
- the hemE gene encoding uroporphyrinogen decarboxylase, with protein sequence MSDTPANDRLLRALRRQPVDRTPVWLMRQAGRYLPEYRASRAAAGSFLAMAKNPELACEVTLQPLRRFPLDAAILFSDILTVPDAMGLGLYFADGEGPKFERPVRDEADVARLAVPDMETELRYVMDAVRTIRRELGDSVPLIGFSGSPWTLACYMVEGGGSDNYGRIKAMAFSRPELLHRMLGVVTDAVIAYLAAQRAAGAQALQVFDTWGGVLSPSLYREFSLPYLERIARELERGEGDDRTPLILFGKGNAPYLEELAASGTDAVGVDWLVGLGEAARRTGGRVAVQGNLDPATLYASPQAIAREAARVLDDYAAGNGGSREGHVFNLGHGMSPDMDPEHVAALVEAVHAHSAR